One window from the genome of Treponema sp. OMZ 838 encodes:
- the topA gene encoding type I DNA topoisomerase codes for MIVESPAKAKTIEKYLGSGYTVKASMGHLIDLPKSRIAIDIEHGFQPEYITVRGRAKLLKELQQDAKNAQHVFLASDNDREGEAIAYHLCNAIREKCEDVPINRIVFNEITPQAIKTAVQNPMDIDEAKVNAQKARRVLDRLVGYNLSPLLWQKVKNGLSAGRVQSVALRLICEREAEVESFIPEEFWTLEGAFKKGKTAFNAQLALYNGEKPALKNEREVQAIIDVLSGKEATVTDVKSTQKTINPKPPFTTSTMQQTAANRLGFTSRKTMQIAQQLYEGIAVGSSRVGLITYMRTDSVRISDVALTEVRKWIGEQYPAYLPEKPNFYSVGAKAQDAHEGIRPTYAHYTPDYLKDYLNRDQLRLYTLIWERFTASQMTGAKTETLSYEISAGDAVFRTASTKVTDKGFYSVLNLLLSKEEKGKALPALKTGDTLTVDSLTPEQHFTQGPARYTDASIVKMLEQKGIGRPSTYAPIISVLLDRYYVNRSNKQLVPTQLGRIINDLLVANFNDVIDVNFTAGMEQKLDEIEEHNADWSKIIGSFYTPFITQVDSVMAHLGSLKGSLDEPTNFTCEKCGKRMMKKLGRFGFFLACEGFPECRNTKSIPLAKCPRPGCGGDIVSRRAKGRGKEFFGCTNFPTCNFISHFKPINSACPKCGWFMVEKYDKKNGSYKACVNPDCDYLHSVVEGIEDRDID; via the coding sequence ATTATCGTAGAGTCTCCGGCAAAAGCAAAAACAATCGAAAAGTATTTAGGCAGCGGCTATACGGTTAAGGCTTCGATGGGGCACCTGATCGATCTGCCGAAGTCCCGTATCGCAATCGATATCGAACACGGCTTTCAGCCCGAATATATCACCGTGCGCGGCAGAGCTAAACTCTTAAAAGAGCTGCAGCAAGATGCAAAAAATGCTCAACACGTCTTTCTCGCAAGTGATAATGACCGCGAAGGGGAGGCAATCGCCTATCATCTGTGCAATGCGATACGGGAAAAATGCGAAGATGTGCCTATCAACCGTATCGTCTTTAACGAAATCACTCCGCAGGCGATTAAAACCGCCGTGCAGAATCCTATGGATATCGATGAGGCAAAGGTGAATGCGCAAAAAGCCCGCCGCGTACTCGACCGGCTTGTCGGCTACAACCTTTCTCCGCTGCTTTGGCAAAAAGTAAAGAACGGGCTTTCCGCGGGGCGGGTACAGTCGGTTGCGCTGCGCCTCATCTGCGAACGGGAAGCGGAGGTAGAAAGTTTTATCCCCGAAGAATTTTGGACACTGGAAGGAGCTTTTAAAAAGGGGAAAACAGCCTTTAACGCCCAACTCGCATTATATAACGGAGAAAAACCGGCGCTGAAGAACGAGCGGGAGGTACAGGCGATTATCGATGTATTGAGCGGAAAAGAGGCAACGGTTACCGATGTCAAAAGCACGCAAAAGACCATCAATCCGAAACCGCCGTTTACAACCTCCACGATGCAGCAAACGGCAGCAAATAGGCTCGGCTTTACCTCCCGTAAGACAATGCAGATTGCTCAACAGTTGTACGAAGGTATCGCCGTCGGCTCAAGCCGCGTCGGTTTAATCACCTATATGCGTACCGACTCGGTACGTATCTCCGATGTTGCTCTTACGGAAGTACGCAAATGGATCGGCGAGCAATATCCCGCCTACTTGCCGGAAAAACCCAATTTCTACAGCGTCGGAGCAAAAGCGCAGGATGCCCACGAAGGTATCCGCCCGACTTACGCTCATTATACGCCCGATTATCTGAAAGACTATCTCAACCGCGACCAACTGCGCCTCTATACCCTTATCTGGGAACGCTTTACCGCGAGCCAGATGACCGGTGCAAAGACCGAAACGCTCAGCTATGAAATTTCCGCAGGAGATGCCGTCTTTAGAACGGCTTCTACCAAGGTAACGGACAAAGGTTTCTATTCGGTGCTGAATCTCCTCCTTTCAAAAGAAGAAAAAGGCAAGGCATTACCGGCGTTAAAAACCGGCGACACCCTGACGGTAGACAGCCTGACACCCGAACAGCATTTTACGCAGGGGCCCGCCCGCTATACCGACGCAAGTATCGTTAAAATGCTGGAACAAAAAGGTATCGGGCGCCCCTCGACGTATGCGCCGATTATTTCGGTACTGCTCGACCGTTATTACGTTAACCGCTCCAATAAACAGCTTGTTCCCACTCAGCTCGGCAGAATAATCAACGATCTGTTAGTCGCAAACTTCAACGACGTAATCGACGTCAACTTTACCGCCGGTATGGAACAAAAGCTGGACGAAATAGAAGAACACAATGCCGACTGGTCAAAGATTATCGGCTCCTTTTATACCCCATTCATCACACAGGTGGATTCGGTGATGGCGCATTTAGGCAGTTTGAAAGGAAGCCTCGATGAGCCGACAAACTTTACCTGCGAAAAATGCGGCAAAAGAATGATGAAAAAGCTCGGCCGCTTCGGCTTTTTCTTGGCATGCGAAGGATTTCCGGAATGCCGCAATACCAAATCCATTCCATTGGCTAAATGCCCGCGTCCCGGATGCGGCGGCGACATCGTATCCCGGCGGGCAAAAGGGCGGGGCAAAGAATTCTTCGGTTGTACCAACTTTCCAACGTGTAATTTTATCTCTCATTTTAAGCCTATCAACTCGGCGTGCCCCAAATGCGGCTGGTTCATGGTTGAAAAATACGATAAAAAGAACGGAAGCTACAAAGCCTGTGTAAATCCCGATTGCGATTATCTTCATAGCGTTGTCGAAGGCATTGAAGACCGGGATATCGACTAG
- the dprA gene encoding DNA-processing protein DprA, which produces MNTKTDSEKRKLYIALSYCSFLKGSERLLLARTLDTLQALTVSSIDTLSRLIQRTLRTRSYKPEQLPQAVEKAEALMKYCRINMTFYDDADFPPLLREIPDAPFLLYYRGVLPQADTPAAAIVGTRRPTGNGIKAALQLGTECGHAGIPVLSGLARGIDTFAHRGALEGGGLTTAVLACGLDRLYPQSNARLAGRILETGGCILSEYAPGELPLAYRFPQRNRIISGLARATVVVEAPAKSGALITADFALEQGRDVCIYAGMQDSVQNTGCKKLAEDGAIPVEHAGDLLREWAHPTLQYLQREQHIQLPLFEKGAP; this is translated from the coding sequence ATGAATACAAAAACCGATTCTGAAAAGCGGAAACTCTACATTGCGCTCTCTTATTGCTCTTTTCTAAAGGGCAGCGAGCGCCTTTTACTTGCCCGCACGCTTGACACTTTGCAAGCACTTACAGTAAGTTCAATAGATACGCTGAGCAGGCTGATACAGCGGACACTCCGCACACGCAGTTATAAGCCCGAACAGCTGCCGCAGGCAGTGGAAAAAGCTGAAGCGCTGATGAAGTATTGCCGAATCAACATGACGTTTTACGATGACGCCGACTTCCCTCCCCTGCTGCGGGAAATTCCCGATGCGCCTTTTTTGCTGTACTACCGCGGCGTCTTACCGCAGGCCGATACGCCCGCAGCGGCGATTGTCGGCACACGCCGCCCGACAGGAAACGGCATTAAGGCGGCACTGCAGCTGGGCACCGAATGCGGGCACGCCGGCATCCCCGTTCTTTCGGGGCTGGCACGCGGTATCGACACCTTTGCGCACCGGGGAGCCTTGGAAGGCGGCGGCCTCACGACGGCTGTACTCGCCTGCGGACTTGACCGGCTCTACCCGCAGAGCAATGCACGGCTCGCAGGCCGGATACTGGAAACGGGCGGGTGCATCCTCAGCGAATATGCGCCCGGGGAGCTGCCGCTTGCCTACCGCTTTCCGCAGCGTAACCGGATTATTTCGGGGTTAGCCCGCGCAACCGTTGTCGTCGAAGCGCCGGCGAAATCAGGGGCGCTTATTACGGCGGACTTTGCCCTTGAGCAAGGACGCGACGTATGCATATACGCCGGAATGCAGGATTCCGTACAGAATACCGGCTGCAAAAAACTTGCTGAGGACGGAGCGATTCCGGTAGAACATGCCGGCGACCTTTTACGCGAATGGGCACATCCGACCTTGCAGTATTTACAGAGAGAGCAGCACATACAACTACCTTTGTTTGAGAAAGGAGCACCATAA
- a CDS encoding lipopolysaccharide assembly protein LapB, whose protein sequence is MKSKKVPYAGLLCSILFLFTACKDNAFIRRMQDMEMGVKNPSSIQELESAIQKYQGKINEILTMEQRVGIWYKILGRRYMDKKMYKKAIESFRNALEYFPENQHVFYQIGVCAAIIAKSTLDYPNMSLGERQAYFDLSVSAYKRAVELDPTYTRAVYALSVLYVFELNRPEDAITIMEPVAAREKKPLDSLFILGRAYYMTGQYEKAIAAYDRIIKTSGSAEQRADAERNKAFVENARR, encoded by the coding sequence ATGAAATCAAAAAAAGTTCCGTATGCGGGGCTGTTGTGTTCAATTCTTTTCCTTTTTACTGCCTGTAAGGACAATGCCTTTATTCGGCGAATGCAGGATATGGAGATGGGCGTCAAGAATCCGTCTTCTATACAAGAATTGGAATCGGCCATACAAAAGTATCAGGGAAAGATCAACGAAATCCTAACTATGGAACAGCGAGTCGGCATTTGGTACAAAATACTCGGCCGCCGGTACATGGATAAAAAGATGTACAAAAAAGCGATTGAATCCTTCCGCAATGCATTGGAATACTTCCCCGAAAATCAGCATGTGTTTTATCAAATCGGCGTATGTGCCGCTATTATCGCAAAAAGCACCCTCGATTACCCCAATATGAGCCTCGGCGAACGGCAAGCATATTTCGACCTGTCGGTCTCAGCCTATAAACGCGCCGTAGAGCTTGATCCAACCTATACACGGGCGGTATACGCACTGTCCGTACTCTATGTTTTTGAATTGAACCGGCCGGAGGATGCCATTACGATCATGGAACCGGTTGCCGCCCGCGAAAAAAAGCCGCTGGATTCCTTATTCATCCTTGGACGCGCCTATTACATGACCGGTCAATATGAAAAAGCGATTGCCGCCTACGACCGCATTATCAAAACGAGCGGAAGCGCCGAACAGCGCGCCGACGCCGAACGGAACAAAGCTTTCGTAGAAAATGCACGGCGCTAA
- a CDS encoding cation:proton antiporter, producing the protein MSAKEIPIEEIALQIVLSVGIIIIAAKYLGLLAKKFNIPQVAGEIVAGLFLRYLPFFRNFGGVEPNIIYAGTNQFIEYMSEIGVILIMFSAGLGTNLKSLVKSGIKSTVIAACGVIIPLVLGTVMALGFWGFDGFGTPLFYQALFIGTILTATSVSITVVALKELGKINSEVGQTIISAAIIDDVFGIIVLTVVLGASSGKSDYLGLIIKTAAFFGASLVVGYLIYRIFKWYDNRHPHTHRISIYGLGVALIFAYCTERFFGIADITGAYVAGVVFCNLHDASYMEKKIDINSYMFFSPLFFTAIGLKTDLSGLNMSLIWFSIAFVLVGCIAKIIGCGGSALALGFKRQESLQIGLGMMVRGEVALIVAQKGLAVGMVQAEYFAPVILLIIVSSMIVPILLGKAFSEKNLPPAGTATV; encoded by the coding sequence ATGTCTGCTAAGGAAATACCGATTGAAGAAATCGCACTGCAAATTGTCCTTTCCGTCGGAATTATTATTATCGCTGCAAAGTATCTTGGTCTGCTTGCTAAAAAATTCAATATTCCGCAGGTTGCCGGCGAAATTGTTGCAGGGCTTTTCTTACGCTACCTGCCTTTTTTCCGTAATTTCGGCGGCGTCGAACCGAATATTATCTACGCTGGAACCAACCAATTTATCGAGTATATGTCAGAAATCGGCGTTATTCTGATTATGTTTTCCGCCGGATTGGGTACTAATTTAAAATCGCTTGTAAAATCCGGTATAAAATCAACCGTGATTGCTGCCTGCGGTGTTATCATACCATTGGTTTTAGGTACGGTTATGGCGTTGGGCTTTTGGGGTTTTGACGGCTTCGGGACACCGCTATTTTATCAAGCGCTATTCATCGGTACTATTTTAACGGCAACTTCGGTCAGTATTACCGTTGTTGCATTGAAAGAGCTGGGCAAGATAAATTCGGAAGTCGGGCAAACAATTATCAGCGCTGCAATTATTGATGATGTCTTTGGTATTATTGTATTAACGGTTGTGCTCGGCGCAAGTTCCGGTAAGAGCGATTACCTCGGACTTATCATAAAAACGGCAGCATTCTTTGGCGCTTCATTGGTCGTGGGGTACCTGATTTACCGAATTTTTAAATGGTATGATAACCGGCATCCGCATACCCACCGTATTTCGATTTACGGGTTGGGCGTTGCTTTAATTTTTGCCTATTGTACAGAACGCTTCTTCGGTATCGCTGATATCACCGGTGCGTATGTCGCAGGGGTTGTATTTTGCAATTTACATGATGCCTCTTATATGGAGAAAAAAATAGATATCAATTCATATATGTTTTTTAGTCCTCTCTTTTTTACTGCTATCGGACTTAAAACGGATTTAAGCGGACTGAATATGAGCTTAATATGGTTTTCGATCGCCTTTGTGCTTGTCGGTTGTATTGCAAAAATAATCGGCTGCGGCGGTTCGGCTTTGGCTTTGGGCTTTAAGCGACAGGAATCGCTCCAGATAGGGCTGGGAATGATGGTGCGCGGTGAGGTAGCCCTTATCGTAGCTCAAAAGGGACTTGCCGTCGGCATGGTTCAGGCTGAATATTTTGCACCGGTCATTTTGCTGATTATTGTTTCTTCCATGATTGTGCCTATTTTGCTTGGAAAAGCATTTTCGGAAAAGAATCTGCCTCCGGCAGGAACAGCCACCGTATAG
- a CDS encoding class I SAM-dependent methyltransferase: protein MDTAFFDSKAEQWDAHRTRVLRAEEIYRKIIAEICPQPYSKVLDFGCGTGLLGFHFVDCAVEVTFADISAGMLEQVCKKAATLGSGSVKTIDLTEHTVTEAYDIIVSLLALYHVDDIEKTVCGLASHVAEGGYLCLSDLDLEDGSFHYPNTAPHNGIDRDAVMNAARKSGIHVICNKTVYTEQKIIDGAVKTYPIFLIIGMRDTNRR from the coding sequence ATGGATACGGCATTTTTCGATTCAAAAGCAGAGCAATGGGATGCACACCGCACGCGGGTGTTGAGGGCGGAAGAGATATATAGAAAAATTATCGCTGAGATATGCCCTCAGCCTTACAGCAAGGTGCTTGATTTCGGTTGCGGGACAGGCTTGCTCGGATTTCATTTTGTTGATTGTGCAGTTGAAGTAACGTTTGCCGACATCTCCGCCGGTATGCTCGAACAGGTGTGCAAAAAAGCTGCAACGCTTGGGAGCGGCAGTGTAAAGACCATCGATTTAACGGAGCATACCGTTACGGAAGCATACGATATTATTGTTTCACTGTTGGCGCTCTATCATGTTGACGATATAGAAAAAACGGTTTGCGGCTTGGCTTCACATGTTGCCGAGGGCGGATATCTCTGCCTTTCGGATCTCGATCTTGAAGATGGGAGTTTCCATTACCCCAATACGGCGCCTCATAACGGAATAGACCGTGATGCGGTTATGAATGCGGCTCGTAAGAGCGGTATTCACGTTATTTGTAACAAAACCGTATATACTGAGCAAAAGATTATCGATGGCGCCGTAAAAACATATCCTATTTTTTTAATCATTGGGATGCGGGACACTAACCGAAGATAG